The following is a genomic window from Manihot esculenta cultivar AM560-2 chromosome 9, M.esculenta_v8, whole genome shotgun sequence.
TCTTGAAACCTCAACAATATCAATCCACATGAAAAACAACTTCACACTAACACCCTCCAATCTTGAAAGCTTGCCTCTAGATATGAGCCCTTTGACGGTTGACTTGTATCTAATCTGATAAGATCCTTCAAGAGAAAAGATGCAAGTACCATTCAAGAATGCAGAAAATTTACCTGTTGTCTTGTCAAGATAATAGCCAGTGACTCCCTTGGGGAGCAGCCCAACTGGAAAGTTATAGAGAGTGAGGATTTCATATGCTGTTGGCTGCTGGAGGCCTGATGATGACGATAGACATTGTGAAAAAATGAGAATTAGGCAAAGAATCGTTGACAGAGATGTGTAGTTTTTTGGGTAAATCAGATACATTTCTTTTTGTATGCCAAAATCAGAGATGGGTAGATTTTCTTTATCTTTCCTTTTCatctatgtatatatatatatatatatatagagagagagagagagagagagagagaagttgAGGCAAGAAACGGAAAGGTGGTTGGTTGAACCGTTGAAGCACAGCTCAAAGCTGCTTAACATCACAAGAAGTTTGGGCCTTTGGAATGAGAGGGGCCTTAAAATTTTCATCCAAGCCTTAGGatcctctctctctttctgaAAATTACATTTCAGTCCATGAAATTTGATTAAAGAAAGATAGAAACTATATTCTAAAGCAAGAAATATATATAGTTTATGATATTAAGAATGAAAAATGAAAGTTCTCTAATTTTAGTTCTatctattttttagttttattttcattatatttaatatatatttataattttatcttttcgAAAAGAGTAGCTAACTcagattttcttttataaaaataatttttaatacgttaaatttaaaataaattttattgcaaatattaaataactatttataaataaaaaatatatatttaattaaaaaacattttaaaactataatttcATATGATAGATCTtctcatgattttttttttccttataatAAAAAACGAGGTACccgataaataaatatatattatctaATAATGTACTTCAAAGCAATCATTCACATAATTATTCAATTATTgactgaaaatattttatattaattatagttagtagtttatcattttttaaatttaaattgattataattGAAATTGAGTTGTTTAATAATTCAAGTACAAAAAGATCAAGAtttcttgatttaattttaattttaattttacatgtAAATATATATTGAAAGAGTTGGTCCAAGAGGTAAATTTGATCATTTatctttcattttattattatttttaattctccTTGACTATGCAAATATTCATGGCATTTGAAAGTTCAATTGGGCCAGATTACAGAAGTTTTTGAGCCGAAAAAGCCCAGAGATGGGCCCAATTCATagttcttaaaaaatatttaggaTTTTAAtacttaactttttaaaaagctGTTACCTCAACTGAGAGTAACCCATcaaattattttactttaaataataaaaataataattaaattgttttGAGAGCTCTTAAAATTTTCATGATGTTCATCATCGTTGTTCTAAAGgccttttataattttgcagtTTAAAGAGATGAGATGAGATGATTCAATTAATTATTCCAAATTGAATgagatgagattttttttttttttaaaattttgtagatgaataaattgaattttctctaattaaaacctgtcattaaattttaatttatatattcacAGTCAACACATACACAAAATAATTGAAAGATTCCTAATAGTGTCCAAAAAAACTATTATCTGCACATGCTAAAGTCAGACCAAAATCTTTATATCCATATATGAAAaactcaataaattttaatgaaaattatttacTCAAACCGGAAAAGCAACAATACTCGtctcaaataatttattttaaacaaaaaattaaatgaatggtTAGCTGGAGCTTGTTTTCATTATATATATCAATAACTAACATTtcctaaataattaaaaatggtTAATTCAAtcgtaaattaatttaaataattttttaaatgatttaaaataattaatctaacttatctatctatttatttttaaattaactatataaacccctttaatttttcatttctcaCTTGTGTGAAATGTTTCAAAACACATTGGACTACTTTTTATCAATACATACAAAGTTATATTccgcattgcataattttcacataaatatgtaatttttttaaataaaaataattaaattttatattataaaaccataaaattaataaaaaaatcaattaattccaCAAAGGAGCTGAGTGTTCAAATAAAAACATATATCAAATGGTGAAAGTAGTAAGGAACTGACCAATAGTATTAATTATGAAGCTTCAAATCAGCCAAGAATTAGTAGAAACTGTATATATTGTGGTAGATGCATAATTGAAGAAGAGCATATATAAGAAGAGACAATAGAGATATGTGTGCTTTTTCTAAATCACCATGTACGGTTGACGATTAAAGGGCACAACCCTACCAAACCATTTGCATACTTTCTTATAATAGCGAGTGGACCTaactttttattatcttttcttttctttttgtcaaaGATAATTGCATTTCATAACATATTAAAGACTAAAGTCTAGCATTACAAAGAGACCAAACCACATATTACAATAAAACTCAAAATGAAACCATAGCATTTTCAGGAGGAAAACTAAAACAAGGGGCCACTTTCGGATTTCTAGTCAAATTTAACTAAAACGTTGGATATCTAGCTAGACACTCAATACGTATCTGATGCAAATTGAAGCGTTGTGTCCACGGTCCAGAAATTTAAACAAAAGATTCCCAACAAGAGAAAGTCAAAATATAGAATAGCGGGAGACTTTTACGTCTCTAAGAATAAGGCATcaaaatatacataaaatacAGAGAACAATCGACGACTTCTTTAACAAGAAAACTTCTGTAGAAACAACAATATCGAATATGCAAGAGGTTCagagaagaaagaagaggaaaagcaaaAACTTTTTAGCTTTGGTCTTGGAGTCTATGGTTCCAAAAAGACATGGAAGTTCCTCTTTCTTCATAGAAACAAGATCGATGTCCACACCTCTAAGATTTAATTAGAGTATAAGAACCACAAACACTAAAAAGAAATAGACATTTTGCAGGGAAAATTTTTCCACTAAAAGTGCTAATTTCGCCAGTAAGTATTAGTGGAGAAATTAAATTTTGCCCgacccaaaatattatagtgACGAAATGTGATTTTGTCACAAAAACCGACTCTAGtggcaaaaaaaatattttccactaAAAATTCAACTTTTTGGTGAGAAAATGCTTCCCAAGGCTAAAATATTTGGCAAAtattttttccattaaaaagTAAAGGGAATATTTTTTccacaaaaaattaatatatttgtaataaatatttttcccaCTAAATACTCGATATTTGTTGCAAAGAATTTTCACACTTTTTTTGTGgcaaaaataaatatgcaaagaattttcacacttttttttgtggcaaaaataaatattctccattaaagtaattattattattatttactcacattttaatttatctatCTATCATACACAAtccattaaaataaatgattatAAAAATACGCATACATATATAGAGAGACAAAatacaaaaaagaaatatataaaaataatttaaataaaatacaatCGTTAAGAAGTTCAAAATAGACAAATGAAAGTCaatgtataaatataaaaattgcaaTATATTCATCCAATACCACAGTACTATAacttaaaatcaaatattttactTGAATGAATTACAAGAATCCATTTGTCTTTTTCAAATGAATCAACACTTAAATGTCTAATAAtctttaggaaaaaaaaaatttaataagaaatcCGAGTTATAAAAATCCATTTGTCCTCTTGGATGAATATGCATGTAAATCTGTCtaaacaaaataagaaaaattttgataaataatatcaatcactaaatagtataaataataataatacaactCCATAGTAATAATATTTGCAAGTAAAAGTTGCATAGttctttaaataaattatgtaaattataaaaatataactaagtTAGCAAAGAGCTttcaaatgataataaaattatcatccgTTTTACCTTTCTTTATTGATTTTCCTCATTAAAAtgcaataaataaattagttaacatataattaataaagtCAAGTAGGTCATTAAATCAAAAGTCACTTCAAAAGCACttagttttttcttttcttttttttttttattcattgtgCTGCGGGGAATGTCCATGAAATAGAATTCTAAAGAGACTGAAAAGAATAATTATAAGAAGGAAAATCTAATCCGAAAATAAAAatgtcaaattattttatacatattGCATCTTTACTCAACCTCATGCATTATAAGAAAAGGAAGAGAGAAAGACACACACATAATAGATATGTAGCTTACTTAATCTAATgctaaatttatcaaaataattaattcacaTTTATTAAAAGCAATTTTATGAACTAGAAATATTTATTCCTATCCAATTTTTTCAATAACCAAAGAAATCTATGCAAAGACAAGACTTTCTATGCAAGGACACGACTTTCTTGTATCATTGAATAAACAAATAAAggcaaacaatcacataaaagaaTTATAccaaaaaaattacaataatgaACCatgtttgaatttcaaattatgaTCAAAAGCATGATCTAAACTACAAACTCAAAAAGGCAAACAAAAAAAAGTTTGAAAAGGTGAGATTTGAGTTTGAGATGGACCTCATCAGCAGTGGAAGCTGAAGCTGGCTATTTCTTTCCTCCAATCTCTTCTGCAATGCACGAAGGATGATAGTTTATCCACAAGACCTCACCTAGCAAAAGGATGCAAACAACAGGATAACAATatgaacaataataataatagcttCCTAAAGAAGATTTGAAGAACTTAATGATAGTTTATCCAAAACTGACATCAGAACTTGATGATGAACTTCTGCAGCATGAGCAGCTGTTGCATTTGCTCATGTTGCTGCTTATGCTGCAAGAAGCTGTTGGCCTACAATATCtaatgatgaaaaaaaaaaaaaaaaaaaaaaaagaagaaagaacagAAAACAAATTGGAGCCTATACATGATTCAAATTTATCTTGGAGTATAAATAAGTAGCCAAAAATATTTATGCATATGGAACCTGCCCAAAAACCATCCTTGAATAAAATCATAGCCCACAAACCATCCTAGAATAAAATCTAGTATTTGACAAAGTTAAGCTCATGCTTTATTGAGTAATGTTGTAACATCCATGCTCAGGTATATGAGTTAATCTTAAACCTCTATTTAATCAAGAGCAAAAAAGTCGGTTAAGTTTCACGATAAATGACAATAGTGTAGTAGCAGGCATGTTTACAGCAAATCCTCAACAAGTtaatgagaaaataaataaatataacctTTGTTCTAACCCATGTTTGTTCAATTTAGGCTGTTTGATTTAGAATGAGCTGTTAGAAAGTTTAAAATAATGACGACAAATGTCATAAATGGATAGGGTttgtcttttaaaataaaaatcttcaCCAACCCATGAAGGACAATCCTCTAAATTTATAGTTAATCAAAAGTTACACAGGTCTGAACCAAAATAAGTGATAAATGCTTTACATTGTGATGGAATGCAAAGGGCACAAAAATGAGTGACAAATGGTGCTGCAGCAGAAGCAGAAATACTCATACTGTTGCTGCTGCTGAGTGCAGCATTCACAGCACAGCAACAGCTAGTGCTCATGCTGCTGTGCAGCAACAGCACAAGCTGCTGCATGCATGCTGCAGAGCAGCACAAGCTGttgcagcagcagcagctgctGTACATTTGGCAACTTAAGTATTTCATGACCTATCATACTTGTAGCAAAACTTAGATATTCATGCTCAAACCTAAGATTTTCATGACCTATCACATCCAAAATCCTTCATACTTGTTAGAATATTTCAATTCTCAATTCAATTCATAAAATTCTATTCAATTCATCTTAGCCATTCAATTCTATGGGATGAATCTATAATTATACAAGGATCATGATGAATCTTATAATTCAATATGAATACATCAATTCagttgattcttttttttttttttctaaaggcTATTAAAATTTAGAACTTCAGAATCTAAGATTTACCTCATTTTTTACTGACTATGgttttaacaattaaatatttcttaaaCTGCTTTCTTTTCCctcctttttcattttaaatcttcccttttttaaaattctttaacAATAAATAACATAGTTGCTAGCTTCTTAGACCAAAATCATGCTTCTTTCATCAATTCAAGATAGACTGGCACCATAACTCAAAGCAATCAAATATTTTGATCCCCTACtaaaatttacatatatatataatgcatACAAGTCCATAGAAATAAATTTCAACCTGGTCTCGTCTCGCAAGCACTTTCTCTTTACTCACAACCTCCTCCTGACTCTCGTACAATCCCAAATCTTGCAAAAACTATACATCCTACATATTTTGAAATCAGCAAGTGCAGAACCACTACTTTGACAGGATCACAATAATGAAAAACATAACGAACAAAACCACAAGTAAACCTCTTTAAGTTTGCGAGTCTTTATCTCATCATACTCTATTGGTCCACCCAAGGAAATGGGTTCTCTAATGCCAAGCCGTGAGCAGCAGCTAATGAATTGATTAATTTCAAATAGAAAGTATGCTAAAGCAAGATTATCACAGGGACTAAAGATTTTCGAGTTGGGTATCAAAAATTACTTTTAGAAAATAAAGGAAGAAACTAGGCAATTGCATCAAGTAGAGGAGTAAAAGTAAAAGCAAATTGCATCATAGTCATTCCACCATACAGAATACTAGGCAAAAGGGATGAACATATTGCAAAGAACCATAGGATTTCCTAAAAATAGCAATAGTGAAACTATGCACAATAaacaaatcaattaaaattatccCAATGGTGCACTCAATCTCTGTAAACCCATAGTCATgagaaagtaaaaaattatgCAAGATGGACTGTACCCCACTCCCAAATCTGTAGCTTGAACAAGGTCACCGTTCCGCAAGCTCCAAAGGAACTATTCTGAAATCTACAAACAATAATGCCccgagaaaatgagttttgcgATTGGGTAAACTGGGATTGCGTGGAAGCTGAGCAAACTGTGGTGGGTCGTCGAAGGGTGGGGCATTGGTCGCCGTAGGAGAACAAAGCCTGAAATTCGTTAGATGCAAGCTACGAGAGGAGGAGCTAAAGGATACATGGATATGAGTTCGGCCAGAAATTGGTGAGCCACGGTACACAGGAGCGGCAAAATCGAAATGGGTTTGTTCTCAGATAGGAATGGTAGCAGGTTCAGTGGTGGAGGAACGATGGAGATGAAAAATGGAAATGGCAGGAGTTGTGGGTTGCGATTTGGAAAAAGCACCGTAGAGAAGAGTTGCATGGTATTAGAATCTCTCGATATTTTCACTGGGTATCTgatcatttttaattatattttcacgTCTAAGTATATCTCTCGATATTAGatctttttcaattatattcttATTGTGTATTGCATAAAATGTCAGGTGTGATTCAAATATACATGGTCTTAGAATCTCTCGATATTAgatcttttttaaatattttttgttttattttctgaGCATGAAGAGTGTTAGAATTTCATGCATGGATAGAAGAGTTGCTGAATCACCGCCCCAAGAAATCCAACATTTAAAATTGCCACTAGAATTGGCGTTTTCACCTGAAGCAGTAACTAATTTCTTTCAGAAAACAAACCAATTCCTGAAACTcgtataattaaattaagataataaaattggtaattaattaattaatatgcatAATTAACCTTTTTATCCTTGGTTGGGAGCGTAGATGAGAAAAAGTGTGACATAGATGCACTGGAAAGCAGCACCAGTCGCATTCACAGTCACCACAAGCAAACCGTCTAGGTTCATGAATCCATAGAAAGTCCACAAATTTGTAACCCAGTAATGAAGTTACGTAGAGCGCCGATTTGTAATTCTCTGTTGATTTCTTCTTCACCACCCTTGAAAATGTCTTTCTAACAGAGactaattcaaaaaaaattatcatacaaattaattaattaatatttaaagtcAAATACCCTCATAAAGAAATcgtattttcttgttttctacTCACATATGGGAAGTAAATATAAACAAAATCATTATCCActgataaatttaattgaaagtaATTAATTACAATGTGCATGCATTAAGCATATGATTAAtgggaaagaaagaaagaaataaagaaagaaaaagctaACCAGCAATGCCGATAACGATGAATCCCAAGCTAGCCATGAAGAGAGAGATAATGGAGTGAAGAAAtggttgaagaagaagaagatgatgatgatgattacGTAGATAAGAAATGCATGTGAAATAGAAGAGGAAGTACGGGGCTACTGATGAAGGGAAAGGATcgaaacaaaaaatatatatatatacaaatgcTTTGTTTGGGATTGGGACCAGCTTCTTTAATTAACTTAGATTTTAGTATCCTTGTACGAAAGTCGGAGAGAGTTATGTGGTTCACATTTGAATGCACGTTACACcatcatttatttaattatactaCTAACGGTGCTGGTGGGCCGCAGGTGTTGCTACAAGTATATATATGACgttcaaataaataatttatataagcaaaataaaaaaattgataatataactattatatttttaatttatatgacaTGAAGTAATTAGATTTATAAACTTTACAGTATATTTGAATTGGAATTAATTTTTACCATGGATATGAAATAGAAATTCACCATaacattttgaaaataaaattttaaaatgtacaacttaaaacatatgatgagaggtataaatttatcataaaattcgatataaaaattttatcgtTTAAGAGTTTATTTTatatcttaattatttttttaatattttaaatatttttataattttaaattttatttttattataaata
Proteins encoded in this region:
- the LOC110621930 gene encoding uncharacterized protein LOC110621930 — protein: MKRKDKENLPISDFGIQKEMYLIYPKNYTSLSTILCLILIFSQCLSSSSGLQQPTAYEILTLYNFPVGLLPKGVTGYYLDKTTGKFSAFLNGTCIFSLEGSYQIRYKSTVKGLISRGKLSRLEGVSVKLFFMWIDIVEVSRNGDSLDFSVGIASAGFPIDNFEESPQCGCGLKCGDQRKISKFRSNPFVSSS
- the LOC110621931 gene encoding uncharacterized protein LOC110621931 isoform X2, coding for MASLGFIVIGIAVSVRKTFSRVVKKKSTENYKSALYVTSLLGYKFVDFLWIHEPRRFACGDCECDWCCFPVHLCHTFSHLRSQPRIKSCCSRLGIREPISLGGPIEYDEIKTRKLKEFLQDLGLYESQEEVVSKEKVLARRDQVRSCG
- the LOC110621931 gene encoding uncharacterized protein LOC110621931 isoform X3 → MASLGFIVIGIAVSVRKTFSRVVKKKSTENYKSALYVTSLLGYKFVDFLWIHEPRRFACGDCECDWCCFPVHLCHTFSHLRSQPRIKSCCSRLGIREPISLGGPIEYDEIKTRKLKEDV
- the LOC110621931 gene encoding uncharacterized protein LOC110621931 isoform X1 yields the protein MASLGFIVIGIAVSVRKTFSRVVKKKSTENYKSALYVTSLLGYKFVDFLWIHEPRRFACGDCECDWCCFPVHLCHTFSHLRSQPRIKSCCSRLGIREPISLGGPIEYDEIKTRKLKEFLQDLGLYESQEEVVSKEKVLARRDQVEIYFYGLVCIIYICKF